The Helicobacter mustelae genome has a segment encoding these proteins:
- a CDS encoding response regulator transcription factor has protein sequence MRILLLEDDALLCEIIEEFLIERGDEVLVVRDGRAAEEALLSLHFDLLLLDVQVPGINGFELLRTQRELGNRTQAIFITALNQSRDLKNGFEVGADDYIKKPFDLQELEVRIKHVTKHLQIENFFISPHFIFSPKNLTLQNKSTSQTFKLTQKESAILCFFLKNPNRILSPQEILLNVWSYEEAPSQNTLRSYVKNLRRYLGFEKITNSKGSGYRFNSL, from the coding sequence TTGCGGATTTTATTGCTAGAAGATGATGCGCTGCTTTGTGAGATTATTGAGGAGTTTTTGATTGAGCGGGGCGATGAGGTGCTCGTGGTGCGCGATGGGAGGGCAGCAGAGGAGGCATTGCTATCTTTGCATTTTGATTTGTTGCTGCTAGATGTCCAGGTGCCAGGCATCAATGGCTTTGAGCTTTTGCGCACACAAAGAGAGCTTGGCAATCGCACCCAAGCAATCTTCATCACCGCACTCAATCAAAGCAGGGATCTCAAAAATGGTTTTGAGGTTGGCGCAGATGACTACATCAAAAAGCCCTTTGACCTGCAAGAGCTAGAAGTCCGTATTAAACATGTTACAAAGCATTTGCAAATTGAGAATTTTTTCATTTCTCCCCATTTCATTTTCTCCCCGAAAAATCTCACTTTGCAAAATAAATCCACTTCCCAAACCTTCAAGCTCACACAAAAAGAAAGCGCGATTCTTTGTTTTTTCCTCAAAAATCCCAATCGCATTCTAAGCCCACAAGAAATCCTTTTGAATGTTTGGAGCTATGAGGAAGCCCCTAGCCAGAACACATTGCGCAGTTATGTGAAAAATCTGCGACGCTATTTGGGATTTGAAAAAATCACCAATTCCAAGGGGAGCGGCTATCGTTTTAACAGCTTATGA
- a CDS encoding efflux RND transporter periplasmic adaptor subunit: MMKKIWCFLLFYALCFAQFYQKTMVLEMKEVAKERKFYALVAPDDSRISTITTRLDGFVEELELKDSYNLVHKGQPLYRLYSPELLAVQNEYINALKFNNNAKNLAEKLQLLGVEKDILQAITKNKKAQNVLPFFSQSEGFVMEKNITQGQFIKKGETLYKLIDLSKVWVIVQVPQSAREFLQEFVQDSAQKNPSDLKNPTAISPAKNAQKNPSLMAAPDKRAKSESTKGDKAMPTTTLDPSAEVKNSTHNNAGDRLEKFSTARFSSQGMPQSFVLQFLQILPNVDPDSKFLQVRFLADNKDLRLFPNLFGIAHLSLPPRKMLIAPSDAVISRNNQLYVFVKDGEQFTPTKITARRLENGDYEILSGVDAGVEIAKDSLFMLDADAQNNGDYE, translated from the coding sequence ATGATGAAAAAAATTTGGTGTTTTTTATTGTTTTATGCCCTGTGTTTTGCTCAGTTCTATCAAAAAACCATGGTTTTGGAAATGAAAGAGGTGGCAAAAGAGCGCAAATTCTATGCCTTGGTAGCTCCAGATGATAGCAGGATTTCTACCATCACTACGCGCCTTGATGGTTTTGTAGAAGAGCTGGAACTCAAAGATAGCTACAATCTCGTGCACAAAGGCCAACCCCTCTATAGGCTCTATTCCCCTGAGCTTTTGGCAGTGCAAAATGAATACATCAATGCGCTCAAATTCAACAACAATGCAAAAAATCTCGCAGAAAAGCTGCAACTCCTAGGCGTGGAAAAAGACATTCTACAAGCTATCACCAAGAATAAAAAAGCACAGAATGTGCTGCCATTTTTTAGCCAGTCTGAGGGCTTTGTGATGGAAAAAAACATTACCCAGGGTCAATTCATCAAAAAGGGCGAGACGCTCTATAAGCTTATAGATCTCTCAAAGGTGTGGGTGATTGTGCAGGTGCCCCAGAGTGCGCGTGAATTTTTGCAGGAATTTGTGCAAGATTCTGCCCAAAAAAATCCCTCAGATCTCAAAAACCCCACTGCCATCAGCCCAGCCAAAAATGCCCAGAAAAATCCAAGCCTCATGGCAGCGCCTGATAAGAGGGCTAAATCTGAGTCTACCAAGGGAGATAAAGCCATGCCTACAACAACCCTAGATCCTAGTGCGGAGGTAAAAAATTCTACCCATAATAATGCTGGTGATAGGCTTGAGAAATTCTCTACTGCGCGATTTTCTAGCCAGGGCATGCCACAGAGCTTTGTTTTGCAATTCCTCCAGATCCTTCCCAATGTCGATCCTGATAGTAAATTTTTGCAGGTGCGCTTTTTGGCAGATAACAAAGACCTAAGGCTCTTTCCCAATCTCTTTGGCATCGCCCATCTCTCCCTGCCACCGCGCAAAATGCTCATAGCGCCCAGCGATGCGGTTATTTCTAGAAATAACCAACTTTATGTATTTGTCAAGGATGGGGAGCAATTCACCCCCACAAAAATCACTGCTAGAAGACTGGAAAACGGTGATTATGAGATCCTCTCTGGCGTGGATGCAGGTGTAGAGATTGCCAAGGATTCTTTATTCATGCTTGATGCAGATGCGCAAAATAATGGAGATTATGAATGA
- the thyX gene encoding FAD-dependent thymidylate synthase produces MQITLRHFTPLEVCSLAIRTCWQSFDKGDNGGEKDLALIDRVGNKNKHSSTLEHLYYNFYIQGISRACLQELARHRMSSFSVKSTRYTLKELKEEQSFLPMSEQNLERASEFIVLTNHALVDHASLQALENLRLILRDGISNDIAKFAMPECYKTELAWSVNARSLQNFLELRSSKSALWEIRNLAHAIFAALPKEHQFIFAERIAQ; encoded by the coding sequence ATGCAAATTACACTGCGACATTTTACGCCCCTAGAGGTGTGCTCATTGGCTATTAGGACCTGCTGGCAGAGTTTTGATAAAGGCGATAATGGAGGGGAGAAGGATTTGGCTTTGATTGATAGGGTGGGCAATAAAAATAAGCATTCTAGTACGCTGGAGCATCTCTATTATAATTTCTACATCCAGGGCATTAGCCGCGCTTGCCTGCAAGAGCTTGCGCGCCATAGAATGAGCAGCTTTAGCGTGAAGTCTACGCGCTATACACTAAAGGAGCTCAAAGAAGAGCAGAGTTTTTTGCCTATGAGTGAGCAAAATCTAGAGCGCGCTAGTGAATTTATCGTGCTAACAAATCATGCTCTAGTGGATCATGCAAGCCTGCAGGCATTGGAGAATCTGCGACTCATTTTGCGTGATGGCATAAGTAATGATATTGCCAAATTTGCCATGCCAGAATGCTATAAAACAGAGCTTGCATGGAGTGTGAATGCAAGAAGCTTGCAGAATTTTTTGGAGTTGCGTAGCAGCAAGTCCGCATTATGGGAGATAAGAAATCTCGCTCATGCCATCTTTGCAGCATTGCCCAAAGAGCATCAATTCATTTTTGCTGAAAGGATTGCGCAATGA
- a CDS encoding sensor histidine kinase produces the protein MKKSPIPRGAAIVLTAYEKRSLARFLGFYISSSLILIIGIVFLVFVIEKNQIQKNAYNQMLLQSSKIAQIATFEHMSGRRVFDPKILQGLTAQISSSISQSPSHKNSPSLPFEKNTPGHNLHDSQQNPMPQNGSKIQISLFDANKKNLYGNLPFIESKKRFFVQGHHAYLLDNSAFGHLGIAWILIQRDFGEETARLIFFLVLGAGISLGLVLVFGVILGRMFLQPVRQGLELLDHFIKDITHELNTPISALLMSANSLKNGVNNRKLSRIEQACKRIEFLYNNLTFLFLGEAGEQKEHIDFLALLGLRLEMFEEHFLSKSLRIQTDLSPCVLFADRESITRMLDNLLSNAIKYNEQNGRIFIALSATRLRIQNSGELIDPSIKDQIKMRYFRQNSRTKGYGIGLDIVQKVALSHHYTFVISTQDNLNTFEIFF, from the coding sequence TTGAAAAAATCACCAATTCCAAGGGGAGCGGCTATCGTTTTAACAGCTTATGAAAAGCGCTCGCTCGCGCGCTTTTTGGGATTTTATATCAGTTCTTCTTTGATTCTTATCATTGGCATTGTGTTTTTGGTTTTTGTCATTGAAAAAAACCAGATCCAAAAAAATGCCTACAATCAAATGCTCTTGCAGAGTTCAAAAATTGCCCAAATTGCCACCTTTGAGCACATGAGCGGAAGGCGGGTTTTTGATCCAAAAATCTTGCAGGGGCTCACAGCTCAAATCTCTTCTAGCATATCACAAAGCCCTAGTCATAAAAACTCCCCATCATTGCCCTTTGAGAAAAATACCCCCGGCCACAATTTGCATGATAGCCAGCAAAATCCCATGCCTCAAAATGGCAGTAAAATCCAGATTTCACTTTTTGATGCCAACAAAAAAAATCTCTATGGAAATCTGCCATTTATTGAGAGTAAAAAGCGATTTTTTGTGCAGGGCCATCATGCCTATTTGCTTGATAATAGCGCATTTGGGCATCTTGGCATTGCTTGGATTTTGATTCAGAGGGATTTTGGAGAGGAAACTGCGCGGCTGATTTTTTTTCTTGTTTTGGGTGCGGGGATTTCTTTGGGGCTGGTGCTTGTTTTTGGTGTGATTTTAGGCAGGATGTTTTTGCAGCCTGTGCGCCAGGGTTTGGAGTTGCTAGATCATTTTATCAAAGACATCACCCATGAGCTAAATACCCCCATTTCAGCACTTTTGATGAGTGCCAATTCGCTCAAAAATGGCGTAAATAATCGCAAGCTCTCACGCATAGAGCAGGCCTGCAAGAGGATTGAATTTCTCTATAACAATCTCACTTTTTTGTTTTTGGGCGAGGCGGGGGAGCAAAAAGAGCACATCGATTTTTTGGCATTATTGGGTTTGAGGTTGGAGATGTTTGAGGAGCATTTTCTCTCCAAATCCCTGCGCATACAAACAGATCTCTCCCCTTGTGTGTTGTTTGCTGATAGAGAGTCAATCACAAGGATGCTAGATAATTTGCTAAGCAATGCCATCAAATACAATGAGCAAAATGGGCGGATTTTTATCGCACTCTCTGCTACGCGCCTTCGCATCCAAAATAGCGGCGAGCTCATCGATCCCTCCATAAAAGATCAGATTAAAATGCGCTATTTTCGCCAAAATTCTCGCACCAAGGGCTATGGCATCGGGCTTGATATCGTTCAAAAGGTTGCACTTAGCCATCATTATACTTTTGTGATTAGCACACAAGATAATCTCAATACCTTTGAAATATTTTTTTAG
- the polA gene encoding DNA polymerase I has protein sequence MMQKIILVDTFGFLFRSFFALPPLRDKEGFPTGLLQGFGALLLKFQKEIGLQNVIFALEGGKNFRKTLYPKYKSTRQEIPQDLALQLPIVMEWIKRMKLTSVSIEGYEADDVIATLSNLAVKKGYEVEIYSHDKDLYQLINEGICLFDPIKKIPIKAEQCLEKYGVHPQQFIDFQSLVGDSVDNVPGIPSIGPKTAQKLIHHFGSLEEIYARTEELEGVVSKKIASKILEHKEEAYLSRKLVSLRKDVLEDFSFGSSLEGGSNPMLAIASDLEEYQLYKILQRLKKLPTTQGTPKKIRAKGIGGVDYSPQKKSEFHCIPHLITEERELFALLDSIPSDALIAYDCETNGLDALQARLVGFSFCFDGIHGYYVPISHDYLGVGKQVDTKDAKRAIEKIFSHPIVGHNLKFDLMIAKANFNLTPKREIQDSMLLAYLLDSASMMGLDILMEKFFGKKMIAYDEVVKKGKTFGDVDLERASEYASEDAVACFCLQERLKEELQAKRCAHLLELAKDLEYPFIEVLADMEYQGIKIDVEWFEALKESLSEALSQKEEEIFAHAKQNFNINSPKQLSRVLFDDLKLRGLRRVKGGYSTDEKTLEELKDSHPIIPILMEYREIFKLKNTYAEPILKLRTKENKIHTSFSQTGTTTGRLSSRSPNLQNIPVRTEAGKQIRRGFIADAGKKLISVDYSQIELRLLAHFSQDQELLDAFRKDLDIHLRTAQMVFGEDAKNKRHIAKTINFGLIYGMGTRKLSQTLKISNTEAKEYIDRYFASFPTVRQFLRTEEEQILRRGYAQTLLGHRRYFNFKGVGDFMRSNFLREGINAIFQGSAADLMKLSMNKIYQTFQNSGVKMLLQVHDELIFQSPEEEAEDAAREIENIMNGVYELRVPLRCNVAIGQNWADLK, from the coding sequence ATGATGCAAAAAATCATCCTGGTGGATACCTTTGGCTTTTTGTTTCGCTCTTTTTTTGCTCTTCCTCCCCTCAGGGACAAAGAAGGCTTTCCCACTGGGCTTTTGCAGGGATTTGGGGCCCTCTTGCTCAAATTCCAAAAAGAAATAGGCTTGCAAAATGTGATCTTTGCGCTGGAGGGAGGCAAGAATTTCCGCAAGACCCTCTACCCCAAATACAAATCCACCAGGCAGGAGATCCCCCAAGATCTAGCATTGCAATTGCCCATTGTCATGGAGTGGATCAAGCGTATGAAGCTTACTTCTGTAAGCATTGAGGGATATGAGGCAGATGATGTGATTGCCACACTTAGTAATTTGGCTGTGAAAAAGGGCTATGAAGTGGAGATTTACAGCCATGATAAAGATCTCTACCAGCTTATCAATGAGGGGATTTGTCTCTTTGATCCCATCAAAAAAATCCCCATCAAAGCAGAGCAATGCTTGGAGAAATATGGCGTCCATCCCCAGCAATTCATTGATTTTCAAAGCTTGGTTGGCGATAGTGTGGACAATGTCCCTGGCATCCCATCCATAGGACCCAAAACTGCCCAAAAGCTCATCCATCACTTTGGCAGTTTGGAGGAAATCTATGCTAGGACAGAGGAGTTAGAGGGTGTTGTGTCAAAAAAAATTGCCAGCAAGATCCTAGAGCACAAAGAGGAGGCCTATTTGAGTCGCAAGCTAGTGAGCCTGCGAAAGGATGTATTAGAGGATTTTTCTTTTGGTTCTTCTTTGGAGGGGGGGTCAAATCCCATGCTTGCCATTGCTAGTGATTTAGAAGAATACCAGCTCTACAAAATCCTTCAAAGACTCAAAAAACTCCCCACCACCCAAGGAACACCCAAAAAGATTCGCGCCAAGGGCATTGGCGGGGTGGATTATTCCCCTCAAAAAAAGAGTGAATTTCACTGCATCCCCCATCTCATCACAGAGGAAAGAGAATTATTTGCCCTGCTTGATTCCATCCCATCAGATGCTCTGATTGCCTATGATTGTGAGACCAATGGCCTGGATGCCCTGCAGGCTAGGCTTGTGGGATTTAGCTTTTGTTTTGATGGGATCCATGGCTATTATGTGCCCATTTCTCATGATTATCTTGGTGTAGGTAAGCAGGTAGATACCAAAGATGCAAAACGCGCAATTGAAAAAATTTTCTCCCATCCCATTGTGGGGCATAATCTCAAATTTGATCTCATGATAGCAAAGGCAAATTTTAACCTCACACCAAAAAGGGAAATCCAAGATAGCATGCTGCTAGCTTATTTGCTAGATAGTGCGAGTATGATGGGATTAGATATCTTGATGGAGAAATTTTTTGGCAAAAAGATGATTGCTTATGATGAGGTGGTCAAAAAGGGAAAGACATTTGGCGATGTGGATTTGGAGCGGGCTAGTGAATATGCTAGCGAAGATGCCGTGGCTTGCTTTTGTTTGCAAGAGAGACTCAAAGAAGAGTTGCAAGCAAAGCGCTGTGCGCATCTATTAGAGCTTGCCAAAGATTTGGAGTATCCCTTCATCGAGGTTTTGGCTGATATGGAATACCAGGGCATCAAGATTGATGTAGAGTGGTTTGAAGCACTAAAAGAAAGCTTAAGTGAGGCACTTTCCCAAAAAGAAGAAGAGATTTTTGCTCACGCCAAGCAAAATTTTAATATCAATTCCCCAAAGCAGCTCTCTAGAGTCTTGTTTGATGACCTCAAACTCCGCGGGCTTAGGCGGGTTAAGGGAGGTTATAGCACAGATGAAAAAACCCTAGAAGAGCTCAAAGACAGTCACCCCATCATCCCTATTTTGATGGAGTATCGCGAGATTTTCAAGCTAAAAAACACCTATGCAGAGCCCATCTTAAAGCTTCGCACCAAAGAAAACAAAATTCACACTTCCTTTTCTCAGACTGGCACCACCACAGGGCGACTTTCTTCTCGCTCACCCAATCTCCAAAATATCCCCGTGCGCACGGAGGCGGGCAAGCAGATTCGCAGGGGATTTATCGCAGATGCTGGTAAAAAACTCATAAGCGTGGATTATTCTCAGATTGAGCTGCGGCTTTTGGCTCATTTTTCTCAAGACCAAGAGTTGCTTGATGCCTTCAGGAAGGATCTAGACATCCATTTGCGCACCGCACAGATGGTTTTTGGAGAGGATGCAAAAAACAAGCGCCATATTGCTAAAACCATCAATTTTGGTCTCATTTATGGCATGGGCACGCGCAAACTCTCTCAGACGCTAAAAATCTCAAATACAGAGGCCAAGGAATACATCGATCGCTATTTTGCATCCTTTCCCACGGTCAGGCAATTTTTGCGCACAGAGGAGGAGCAGATTTTGCGCAGGGGCTATGCACAGACGCTGCTAGGCCATCGGCGTTATTTCAATTTCAAGGGTGTTGGGGATTTTATGCGGAGCAATTTTTTGCGCGAGGGGATTAATGCGATCTTCCAGGGTAGTGCAGCAGATTTGATGAAGCTCTCCATGAATAAGATTTATCAGACCTTTCAAAACAGTGGCGTAAAGATGCTCCTGCAGGTGCATGATGAACTCATTTTCCAGAGCCCAGAGGAGGAGGCAGAGGATGCAGCCAGAGAAATAGAAAACATCATGAATGGCGTCTATGAGCTCCGAGTGCCTCTGCGCTGCAATGTGGCCATCGGCCAAAACTGGGCAGATCTCAAATAA
- a CDS encoding argininosuccinate synthase: MAKKVVLAYSGGLDTSVILKWLGENYGCEVVTFTADIGQGEEVAPAREKAKKLGIKEENIFILDLREEFIRDFVFPMFRANAVYEGEYLLGTSIARPLIAKHLVEIAKAVGADAIAHGATGKGNDQVRFEIGAYALNPDIKIIAPWREWDLNSREKLLSYAQNAGIEIEKNKNKSPYSMDANLLHISYEGQILEDPSIAPEEDMWRWSVSPKDAPDTPTIITIEFQKGDGIAINAERLSPAQFWTKLNKLGAQNGIGRTDLVENRYVGMKSRGCYETPGGSIYLKAHRAIESLCLDREEAHLKDSLMPRYAELIYNGYWFSPEREALQALIDKTQEKVEGVVRLELYKGNVSILGRESKNSLFHSAYSTFEEDSVYDQKDAAGFIKLNALRFIIAGKNQRK, from the coding sequence ATGGCAAAAAAAGTCGTGCTAGCATATAGCGGGGGGTTGGATACAAGCGTGATTTTGAAGTGGCTTGGGGAAAACTATGGCTGCGAGGTAGTGACCTTCACTGCAGACATTGGTCAGGGTGAGGAGGTTGCGCCTGCAAGGGAGAAGGCCAAGAAGCTTGGAATCAAGGAGGAAAATATTTTCATCCTTGATTTGCGCGAGGAATTTATTCGCGATTTTGTATTTCCGATGTTTCGGGCAAATGCAGTGTATGAGGGGGAGTATTTGCTGGGCACTAGCATCGCTAGGCCACTGATTGCCAAGCATTTGGTAGAGATTGCAAAGGCTGTGGGTGCAGATGCCATCGCACATGGCGCGACAGGGAAGGGAAATGATCAGGTGCGATTTGAGATTGGGGCCTATGCACTAAATCCTGATATAAAGATCATCGCACCCTGGCGGGAGTGGGATCTAAATAGCCGCGAAAAACTGCTCTCCTATGCGCAGAATGCAGGCATTGAGATTGAGAAAAACAAAAACAAATCCCCCTATTCCATGGATGCAAATTTGCTGCACATTAGCTATGAGGGTCAGATCCTAGAAGATCCTAGCATCGCCCCAGAAGAGGATATGTGGAGATGGAGCGTGAGTCCAAAGGATGCGCCTGATACGCCCACCATCATCACCATAGAATTCCAAAAGGGGGATGGCATCGCCATCAATGCAGAGCGCTTAAGTCCTGCGCAATTTTGGACAAAGCTAAATAAGCTTGGTGCCCAAAATGGCATCGGGCGCACGGATTTGGTGGAAAATCGCTATGTTGGCATGAAATCCCGTGGCTGCTATGAGACGCCAGGGGGCAGCATCTATCTTAAGGCTCATCGCGCCATCGAGTCCCTATGCCTGGATCGTGAGGAGGCACATCTCAAAGATTCTCTGATGCCAAGATATGCCGAGCTTATTTATAATGGCTATTGGTTTTCGCCCGAGCGCGAGGCATTGCAGGCATTGATTGACAAGACTCAAGAGAAGGTAGAGGGAGTAGTGAGGCTAGAGCTTTATAAAGGAAATGTGAGCATCCTGGGCAGAGAGTCTAAAAATTCCCTCTTTCACTCAGCCTATAGCACCTTTGAAGAGGATAGCGTCTATGATCAAAAAGATGCCGCAGGTTTTATTAAACTCAATGCCCTGCGCTTCATTATCGCAGGGAAAAATCAAAGAAAGTAG
- a CDS encoding FixH family protein: MKKIFLILLFCAGLFAQGGKVGDMNIDFHPKKPFSSGDNEVVISLQKDGKFVSAAKIKIRVVMPPMPGMPKMDFRAEAKEQGDGYVAKLNFPHGGTWQLRFSIEVDGKVYNYKSSIDF, translated from the coding sequence ATGAAAAAGATTTTTTTAATTTTGTTGTTTTGTGCAGGATTGTTTGCTCAAGGTGGAAAAGTAGGGGATATGAACATCGACTTTCACCCAAAAAAGCCCTTTAGCAGCGGAGACAATGAGGTTGTGATCTCTTTGCAAAAAGATGGGAAATTTGTTAGCGCGGCTAAAATCAAGATCCGTGTGGTGATGCCACCTATGCCAGGCATGCCAAAGATGGATTTTAGGGCTGAGGCAAAAGAGCAGGGTGATGGCTATGTGGCCAAACTCAATTTTCCCCATGGTGGCACTTGGCAGTTGCGCTTTAGTATAGAAGTGGATGGAAAAGTCTATAACTACAAAAGCAGCATAGATTTCTAA
- a CDS encoding phosphoethanolamine transferase yields the protein MKNLFGSYHFLIFLLSIYFVIFYHQSFWSALFSHTKSFPHQNLLLLSIGILLCSTLCFCLELLCTKRSAIYVLGVLCALSAVSAYAMDTYHISISPLIIDSILHTNLKEARGVFDLKAMLKILALLAVPFLALFLMRSKKMQNPRLKDKFLLLGFYLLVILGISLLQGRDIIFAFKAYKPMIDMLNPIAPIRSTIRYVSAQARTPKTYAQIGVDATLSPGDAPKIIVLVIGESSRAQNFAYNGYLRPTNPYTKDFASHLINFPHFFSCGVITAISIPCMLTDLTHNSYTTRNLSYYRDNILDIAKRAGYEVWWISNNGGECMGKVCQRLRHIRYFDEGGARNTFDGAMLGEISSIIQNARHNTFLVINLYGSHGPKYFERYPKEFEHFTPVCKSPNLQTCSKEEIENAYDNSLRYSDFFLASVMKSLAASPLHQALWYVSDHGESLGEYGQYMHGGLPYSLSPEEQKHIPSLLYLGKGYEALIPTLKEHANKIYNQDYVFHSLLHLLDIKTHIYNKKLDIFAQ from the coding sequence GTGAAAAACCTCTTTGGAAGCTATCATTTTTTAATCTTTTTGCTTAGCATCTATTTTGTAATCTTTTATCACCAGAGCTTTTGGAGTGCCCTTTTCAGCCACACCAAAAGCTTCCCGCATCAAAACCTCTTGCTTCTTAGCATAGGCATTCTTTTATGCAGCACACTTTGCTTTTGCTTGGAATTGCTCTGCACAAAACGCAGTGCCATCTATGTGCTAGGAGTGCTCTGCGCTTTAAGTGCGGTGAGTGCCTATGCCATGGACACCTATCACATCAGCATAAGTCCCTTAATCATTGATAGCATACTGCATACCAACCTCAAAGAAGCCCGTGGCGTTTTTGACCTCAAAGCAATGCTAAAAATCCTAGCCCTGCTTGCTGTGCCCTTTTTGGCCTTGTTTTTGATGAGAAGCAAAAAAATGCAAAACCCTCGCCTCAAAGATAAATTTTTGCTACTGGGATTTTATTTGCTTGTGATTTTGGGGATTTCTCTCCTGCAGGGGCGTGACATCATTTTTGCATTCAAGGCCTATAAGCCCATGATTGATATGCTAAACCCCATTGCACCCATTCGCTCCACCATCCGCTATGTTTCTGCGCAGGCAAGAACCCCAAAGACCTATGCGCAGATCGGAGTAGATGCCACACTATCCCCAGGAGATGCGCCAAAAATCATCGTTCTTGTCATCGGGGAATCAAGCAGAGCCCAAAACTTTGCTTATAATGGCTATCTGCGCCCCACCAATCCCTACACTAAGGATTTTGCATCCCATCTCATCAATTTCCCCCATTTCTTTTCTTGTGGCGTGATCACAGCCATCAGCATCCCCTGCATGCTCACAGATCTCACCCATAACAGCTACACCACAAGAAATTTGAGCTATTATCGCGACAATATCCTAGACATCGCCAAGCGCGCAGGCTATGAGGTGTGGTGGATTAGCAATAATGGCGGGGAGTGCATGGGCAAGGTCTGCCAGAGATTGCGTCATATTCGCTATTTTGATGAGGGCGGGGCGCGGAATACATTTGATGGCGCGATGCTAGGAGAAATTTCTTCCATCATCCAAAACGCAAGACACAATACATTTTTGGTCATCAATCTCTATGGCAGCCACGGGCCCAAATATTTTGAGCGCTACCCCAAGGAATTTGAGCACTTCACGCCTGTTTGCAAAAGCCCAAATCTCCAAACCTGCTCCAAAGAAGAAATAGAAAATGCCTATGATAATTCGCTGCGCTATAGTGATTTTTTCCTCGCCTCTGTGATGAAATCCCTTGCCGCCTCCCCACTGCACCAAGCCCTGTGGTATGTGAGCGATCATGGTGAGAGCCTGGGGGAATATGGCCAATACATGCATGGGGGACTGCCCTATTCGCTCTCTCCAGAGGAACAAAAGCATATCCCCTCCCTCCTTTATCTAGGTAAGGGCTATGAGGCACTCATTCCCACTCTCAAAGAACATGCAAATAAAATCTATAATCAGGACTATGTCTTTCATTCCCTTTTGCATTTGCTAGATATCAAAACCCATATCTACAACAAAAAACTCGATATTTTCGCACAATAG
- a CDS encoding TolC family protein, producing the protein MRILALLCLPLVLFAQSSLEAIIQKAMQNNAQIKILQTQIEQLELQARIARKWENPNLDARYNVLDLRDPAYRGSQMQSIGVTLLQKVDLFAKKPLESQKFSLQKQIKMLELKALRKNLIKKVKLSMIRNYQNKTRISILQATKKNLTILKEQLQSSSDSIPLAKVYNLEILQTKLEIKLNQLEENTKSEMIDLSEASFGDYDDVGFVMDFRTDFPPDYYKHAYELEIQQLRQKIAAKDVALAKRNFLSDPTIGIGYFYRQVQSDYMNFSLTFSLPVYGKERLMLQNARKSAQLESDAYVDKENSIKSQIHRLQNILQKKQRELGLIEKVLIPQNQKLTNLYSSNLSTTASVQEYYSALNELLDSQLLRIDVLGSIYGAYVELESLGDL; encoded by the coding sequence ATGAGGATTTTGGCGCTTTTGTGTTTGCCCCTTGTGCTTTTTGCACAGAGCAGTCTTGAGGCCATCATCCAAAAGGCCATGCAAAACAATGCCCAAATCAAGATCTTGCAAACCCAAATCGAGCAGTTGGAATTGCAGGCAAGAATTGCTAGAAAATGGGAGAACCCCAATTTGGATGCCCGCTATAATGTTTTGGATCTAAGGGATCCGGCCTATCGCGGAAGTCAGATGCAAAGCATTGGTGTGACTCTCTTGCAAAAAGTCGATCTCTTTGCAAAAAAACCCCTAGAGTCTCAGAAATTTTCCCTGCAAAAGCAAATCAAGATGCTAGAGCTCAAAGCACTGCGCAAAAATCTCATCAAAAAAGTCAAGCTTAGCATGATTAGAAATTATCAAAACAAAACGCGCATTAGCATCCTACAAGCCACCAAAAAAAATCTCACCATCCTCAAAGAGCAGCTGCAATCTAGCTCAGATAGCATCCCTCTAGCAAAGGTGTACAATCTAGAGATTTTGCAAACAAAACTAGAGATAAAGCTCAATCAACTAGAAGAAAACACAAAAAGCGAGATGATAGATCTTAGCGAGGCGAGTTTTGGGGATTATGATGATGTGGGTTTTGTGATGGACTTTCGCACAGATTTTCCACCAGATTATTATAAACATGCCTATGAGTTAGAGATTCAGCAGCTCAGACAAAAGATTGCTGCAAAAGATGTGGCGCTGGCTAAAAGGAATTTTTTGAGCGATCCTACCATTGGCATTGGATATTTTTATCGCCAGGTGCAAAGTGATTACATGAATTTCTCTCTCACCTTCTCGCTGCCAGTTTATGGCAAAGAAAGACTGATGCTGCAAAATGCAAGAAAGAGCGCTCAGCTTGAGAGTGATGCGTATGTCGACAAAGAAAATAGCATCAAAAGCCAAATCCATCGCCTGCAAAATATCCTGCAAAAAAAGCAAAGGGAGCTAGGTTTGATAGAAAAAGTCCTAATCCCACAAAATCAAAAACTCACCAATCTCTATAGCAGTAATCTCTCCACCACTGCCTCGGTGCAGGAGTATTATTCTGCGCTTAATGAGCTGCTAGATAGCCAATTGCTAAGAATTGATGTGCTGGGGAGTATTTATGGTGCCTATGTGGAGCTTGAGAGTCTAGGAGATCTATGA